GAAAAGGGATAAGAGTTCTCTGGCACGCAATCCTGCAACAGTTGCGAGGCTCTGCGGTCGTCTCTATGAAATGGGGCTAGATACTCTTTACTCTCGTTGCTCTGAACCAAAGGAAACTAACCGACAAATTGGCCCTTTATTCCGTCGATGGTTAAATAGAAAATCATTAGGGGTGCAACCTATAATGATGGATAAGTTTATAGCGACAAGAGGCAATGCAATTCTTGATGCAGGTGATGCGGAAATGATGAGATTCGCCAAAGAACATTTAAACTATAAGCATAACAAAGGACTCGATTTTATTGGTCGTTTCAATGGTAAATATGTAATTGGCGAAGCAAAGTTTCTGACCGATTTTGGAGGACACCAAAACGCACAATTCAATGATGCTATTGCCACCATTAAAACAAAAAATGTAAAGGCAATCAAAGTGGCTATTCTTGACGGTGTGCTCTACATCAAAGGAAATAATAAAATGTATAGGGACATTACCACTAAACTAAAGAATGAAAATATAATGAGTAGTCTCGTTT
The nucleotide sequence above comes from Elusimicrobiota bacterium. Encoded proteins:
- a CDS encoding restriction endonuclease, whose amino-acid sequence is MNEWIKLSIEYANQRSYLDDLFQVYPTIPEGIRDIDDELWKGIEKAFEKRDNIALLDNLLKLGLFPIKDSYVAYLKRDKSSLARNPATVARLCGRLYEMGLDTLYSRCSEPKETNRQIGPLFRRWLNRKSLGVQPIMMDKFIATRGNAILDAGDAEMMRFAKEHLNYKHNKGLDFIGRFNGKYVIGEAKFLTDFGGHQNAQFNDAIATIKTKNVKAIKVAILDGVLYIKGNNKMYRDITTKLKNENIMSSLVFREFLYQV